In the genome of Candidatus Acidiferrales bacterium, the window CTCCAGAATGCGTGCACGCGGTGGAGCGAAAACACGAATGTCCTCAGTCGCGACTCCTGCGCCGGCCTGTACACTTAATGGCCGCGGAGTCGCACCCTATAATTTAGACAATATTTGCCTAGGAAAGAAAACAATCGTACATGCTGACCACACAAAGCTGCTCGAAGTAGCGAATGCTTTCAGCTCGACCACCCGGTACGTATTTCTGCCACCGTTACTTCGCGCTCGCTGATGGGTTCCGGGACAGACTTAACTGCACCGTGCTGTGCTTCCGACTATAGGTAAAGTAAATAGTTAGCCCGAAGACGAGCCAGCACCCGAAGACGATCCAAGCTGGGGCATCGAGCGACAACATCAATGAGAGGGATACGATGATTCCGAGAATTGGCACTACAGGAACCCAGGGTGTGCGAAACGGCCGCGGCACATCAGGACGTTTCACCCGCATGACCCACACACTGAGGCAAACGATCGTAAAAGCCAGAAGGGTACCAAGACTGACAAGCTTCGCAAGAAAAACAATATTGAAGAACGCAGCGAGAAAGGCAACGAAGCATCCGACTACGATTGAGGTGATGTACGGCGTGCGAAAACGTGGATGAATCCTTCCCACCCATGGCGGAAGGAGACCGTCATGCGACATTGTGTAAAGAACGCGCGATTGCCCCAAAAGCATGACCAGCATAACGGACGCCAGACCTGCAATTGCTCCCAAATCCACGAGGAAAACACCCCATTGAACACCAATCGTGGCCGCTCCATCAGCAACTGGAGCAGGAGTATTCAGAGTAGCGTAGTTTTTTATTCCGGTGAGAAGGCCAGAGACAATGATGTAGAGAATTGTGCAGATGATGAGCGAGCCAAGGATGCCGAACGGCATGTCTTTTTGAGGATTTCTTGATTCCTGAGCAGCGGTAGAAACCGCGTCAAAGCCGATATACGCAAAGAAAACGACACCAGCGCCACGCATGATTCCAGACCAACCGAATTGTCCAAAACTACCCAAGTTCTTCGGAATGAAGGGGTGCCAGTTCGCAAGCATGTGCGACCAATTGGCAAAAGCAAAAGTCAACGCAAGACCAATGAAGATAAGCACCACGGAGACCTTGACCATCACTGCACCACTATTGAAGTTGGCCGATTCGCGCACTCCGACCACGAGAATCAATGTGATGATAATAATAGCCGCCATCGCGAAGATATCCACCTGAACCGGGAACGTGTGGCCAAAAAGCGAAACGCTTCCCTTCGGCGTGGGATTAAAAGGGACCGTGACGCCGAAGAAGTGCAGAAATCCACTGACGTAACCGCTCCAGCCAACAGCGACAGTCGCGGCTCCAAACGCGTACTCCAAGACGAGCGCCCAACCAATAATCCAAGCGACGATTTCGCCCATCGTCGCATACCCATAGGTATAAGCGCTGCCCGCAATGGGGATCATGGATGCAAATTCGGCGTAGCAGAGACCCGCAAAAACGCAACCGATGCCCGCGATTACGAAGGACAGAACGATTGCAGGACCCGCAAATTGCGCTGCCGCTGTGCCAGTCAAAACGAAAATTCCCGCGCCGATGATCGCTCCGATGCCGAGAGTGACCAAGTTGATGGGCCCCAGGGACCGCTTGAGCGAGTGCTCGCCCGTGTCCGCGGCCTCCGCCATGATCACGTCTAGCGGCTTCTTGGCTAAGAGTTGGCTGGCCATTCATCTCCTCCGTCCGTTGATTTTTGCTCTATGATGTCCATTCCTGTTTATTCGGTTGCTGAGGCTGTTCGATTTCGTGTCACCAATTGCCAGACCAGATAAACCGGGAGGCCGACCAAAACGATGATGAGCCCCGGCCACGTGTTTTGCGGCTTATAACGCAACAATTGCACTTCCAAGAACAGCGCCATCGCAATATAAATTGCCGGAAGCACGGGATACCCGAAAGCCCGGTATGGCCTCTCCATCGTTGGCCGTGTTCGCCGCAAGACAAATATCGCCACGAGGGTCAGGATGTAGAAAATCAGCTCGGCGAAGATCAGAAAATCAAGGAGCTGGTTGTATGTGCCCGAAAGGCACAAAATAGAAGCCCAGGCGCACTGCAAAATCAGCGCAACGCCAGGCACACTGTGCCGATTCACCCGCCCGATGGATCTAAACAGCAAACCGTCTTTCGCCATTGCGTAATAAATGCGCGCTCCGGCAAGAATCAGTCCATTATTGCAACCAAAACAAGAAATCAGAATCGCCAGCGCCATAATCACCGCGCCAATCGGTCCAAAAATTACCTGCAATGCAGCGGTCGCCACGCGTCCGTCCGTTGCGAACTGGATTCCGCGTGAAAGAATCGAAGTTCCATTCGGGTCGCCAGCCATCGGCAGAATTCTGAGGTAAGCGAAATTCGTGAGCACATACAGCGTTGTGACAATCACCGTCCCCAGGAACAAAGAAAGCGGAAGGTTCCGCTCCGGCCGCTTTACTTCCGCGGCTGTGAACGTAATGTCGTACCATGCGTCGGACGAAAAAAGCGCTCCAACCATCGCGACACCAACCACCGTGGCCGTCGCAACCTCCCACGTGCCCACGCCCGGAGGATAAGCGTGCTGCACGGAAAGCCCTGCGTTTCGCCAGAAGTTATGGAAGTTTGCAGCGATCGATTCCGCGCGCGAAAAAATGATCCCGATGATGACCAACGCGGCCAGCGTGACAATCTTTACGCTGGTAAAAACATTTTGAACGATCTTGCCCAGGCGAAGCCCGCGCAGGTTGATCCACGTCAGTAACACGATGGAAAGGATGGCCAGCAAGTTTTGCCGGTTCAAACCCAGCTCGTATGGGCCCAGCACGCCAAAACTGAATTTCCATGGCCCGAAAGTCCCGAACTTTAAAATCCATGCTGTTGGAGAAAACCACGGCATGAACACGCCGGTGAACTTGGCAAACGCGATAGCCACCGCCGCAATCGTCGCGGTTTGAACCACAAGCAGCATCGTCCAGCCATACAAGAACCCCCAGAGCCGTCCAAAGGATTCTCGCAAGAAAACATACTGGCCGCCGGCGTGCGGCATCGCCGCTGCAAGCTCCCCGTAGCTGAGCGCGCCGATCAGCGTCATTACACCGGACATCACCCAGACCATGATCAGCAAGCCCGGGCTCTGCACCTGATTGGAAATATCTGCGGAAACGATGAAGATGCCGGAGCCGATCATCGATCCGACCACAATCATCGTCGAATCGAACAGGCCGAGCCCCTTCACAAGCTCGGGAGCTGTCTGCTTCAATGATGCGGCCCGTTCAGCCATTCTTGTTGGCTCCAGCCTTCGAATGGAACACGGAGTTGCCGCGCGAGTTTTCTCTTACTTCTGCTGCAATAGCAAGGAATTCTTTTGCGCGCGTTGCCGGATCACTGCTGGAGATCAGCTCGCGAACCACGGCAATCGAATCTGCACCAGCAGCATAAACTTCAGCAGCACGAGATAGGGTTATGCCGCCAATGGCCACGATTGGCTTTCGCGTCAGCTTCCGCGCCTCGCGGATCAACGCCGTGCCAACGACGGGATCCGGCTTCTCTTTTGTCGAAGTTGCAAAGATCGGGCCAATCGCAATGTAATCCACGGACGTTTTCGCCGCGGCGCGA includes:
- a CDS encoding amino acid permease codes for the protein MASQLLAKKPLDVIMAEAADTGEHSLKRSLGPINLVTLGIGAIIGAGIFVLTGTAAAQFAGPAIVLSFVIAGIGCVFAGLCYAEFASMIPIAGSAYTYGYATMGEIVAWIIGWALVLEYAFGAATVAVGWSGYVSGFLHFFGVTVPFNPTPKGSVSLFGHTFPVQVDIFAMAAIIIITLILVVGVRESANFNSGAVMVKVSVVLIFIGLALTFAFANWSHMLANWHPFIPKNLGSFGQFGWSGIMRGAGVVFFAYIGFDAVSTAAQESRNPQKDMPFGILGSLIICTILYIIVSGLLTGIKNYATLNTPAPVADGAATIGVQWGVFLVDLGAIAGLASVMLVMLLGQSRVLYTMSHDGLLPPWVGRIHPRFRTPYITSIVVGCFVAFLAAFFNIVFLAKLVSLGTLLAFTIVCLSVWVMRVKRPDVPRPFRTPWVPVVPILGIIVSLSLMLSLDAPAWIVFGCWLVFGLTIYFTYSRKHSTVQLSLSRNPSASAK
- a CDS encoding amino acid permease, with the protein product MAERAASLKQTAPELVKGLGLFDSTMIVVGSMIGSGIFIVSADISNQVQSPGLLIMVWVMSGVMTLIGALSYGELAAAMPHAGGQYVFLRESFGRLWGFLYGWTMLLVVQTATIAAVAIAFAKFTGVFMPWFSPTAWILKFGTFGPWKFSFGVLGPYELGLNRQNLLAILSIVLLTWINLRGLRLGKIVQNVFTSVKIVTLAALVIIGIIFSRAESIAANFHNFWRNAGLSVQHAYPPGVGTWEVATATVVGVAMVGALFSSDAWYDITFTAAEVKRPERNLPLSLFLGTVIVTTLYVLTNFAYLRILPMAGDPNGTSILSRGIQFATDGRVATAALQVIFGPIGAVIMALAILISCFGCNNGLILAGARIYYAMAKDGLLFRSIGRVNRHSVPGVALILQCAWASILCLSGTYNQLLDFLIFAELIFYILTLVAIFVLRRTRPTMERPYRAFGYPVLPAIYIAMALFLEVQLLRYKPQNTWPGLIIVLVGLPVYLVWQLVTRNRTASATE
- the thiE gene encoding thiamine phosphate synthase; translated protein: MFPPLYAVLDNELLNGAPAGCAKTLAAAGVELIQYRAKRLSSREYLRTCSALAETLASRNARFIVNDRPDIAAMAGAGGVHVGQRDLTPEDARRVCGSGRWVGVSTHNLEQFRAAAKTSVDYIAIGPIFATSTKEKPDPVVGTALIREARKLTRKPIVAIGGITLSRAAEVYAAGADSIAVVRELISSSDPATRAKEFLAIAAEVRENSRGNSVFHSKAGANKNG